In Centropristis striata isolate RG_2023a ecotype Rhode Island chromosome 15, C.striata_1.0, whole genome shotgun sequence, a genomic segment contains:
- the LOC131986224 gene encoding zinc finger BED domain-containing protein 4-like has protein sequence MSRENPRAVKITEALTHFIALDDQPLSVVENVGFRQLLSTLEPRYEIPSRPYITDVMVPKVFDEVKKHVRNLVNEVSALSFTTDIWTSSVCPMSLLSLTAQWIDEEFVRHQVTLHAKSFRGSHTSQTIAGAFDSMLQTWDIPKTSVHVVLRDNARNMIKAMSDAELPSLPCTAHTLQLVVHEGILSQRSVADAVAVGRKIVGHFKHSALAYSRLEDIQLEINQPAKRLQQDVQTRWNSTFYMIQSLIEQKRPLGIFVSEHGLPDTLTAHQWILLEKVLSVLGPFEELTRKVSSSDAMAADVIPAVTVLHRFLTRETNEDHGIKAMKGTLAAAVRKRFADVEENPLYSIATLLDPRYKNLFFSNTTIAANAKEMLKLELLRLPGEADKQEDDDLNEPPSRKPRSDQPSSSLDSIFDEIASASVGRAAVGSNVQLDTYLGEAAISREDKPLQYWMVNKVRFPTLAKLAARYLSAPCTSVDSERLFSSVSHIVSESRNRLTADHAEMILFIKKNLPLTFPKKA, from the exons ATGTCAAGAGAAAATCCACGGGCAGTTAAAATAACAGAGGCTTTGACTCATTTTATTGCTCTGGATGACCAGCCACTGTCGGTTGTGGAAAACGTGGGATTTCGCCAACTTCTCAGCACACTGGAGCCGCGATACGAGATTCCCAGCCGCCCCTACATCACGGACGTTATGGTGCCAAAAGTTTTTGACGAGGTAAAAAAACACGTGCGCAACCTGGTGAATGAAGTTTCAGCCTTAAGTTTCACTACGGACATTTGGACAAGCAGTGTGTGCCCGATGTCACTGCTCAGTTTAACGGCGCAGTGGATTGATGAGGAGTTTGTTCGTCACCAAGTCACACTACATGCAAAGTCGTTCCGGGGCTCGCACACCAGCCAAACCATCGCAGGTGCTTTCGATAGCATGCTCCAGACCTGGGACATACCGAAGACGTCTGTCCACGTAGTGCTCCGAGACAACGCACGAAATATGATAAAGGCCATGAGTGATGCTGAGCTGCCCAGCCTACCGTGTACTGCTCACACCCTACAGCTGGTGGTTCACGAGGGCATTCTGTCACAGAGGAGTGTTGCTGATGCGGTGGCAGTCGGCCGCAAAATAGTTGGGCATTTTAAACATTCTGCTCTGGCCTACTCCCGCCTCGAGGACATTCAGTTAGAGATCAACCAGCCTGCGAAGCGGCTCCAGCAAGACGTACAGACCCGCTGGAATAGCACCTTTTATATGATACAGTCATTGATTGAGCAGAAACGGCCTCTGGGAATATTCGTATCTGAACATGGACTCCCTGATACTCTCACGGCTCACCAGTGGATACTGCTGGAGAAGGTGCTATCTGTTTTGGGTCCGTTCGAGGAGTTAACTCGAAAAGTTAGCTCTTCAGATGCCATGGCCGCAGATGTCATTCCAGCAGTCACTGTGCTGCACAGATTTCTAACAAGGGAGACTAATGAGGACCATGGGATCAAAGCAATGAAGGGAACCTTGGCTGCAGCTGTCAGGAAGCGATTCGCTGATGTGGAGGAAAACCCACTCTACAGCATCGCAACGCTACTCGATCCCAG gtataaaaatctgtttttctccAACACCACCATTGCTGCAAATGCCAAAGAGATGCTGAAACTTGAGCTGCTAAGGTTGCCTGGAGAAGCGGACAAGCAGGAGGATGATGACCTGAATGAACCACCTTCAAGAAAACCACGCAGTGACCAACCAAGTAGTAGTCTAGACAGCATATTTGATGAAATTGCATCAGCATCAGTGGGCAGAGCTGCAGTAGGTTCTAATGTACAGTTAGACACATATCTTGGAGAGGCCGCAATTTCACGAGAAGACAAACCACTACAATACTGGATGGTTAATAAAGTGCGGTTCCCAACTCTGGCTAAACTGGCGGCCAGATACCTTTCAGCACCTTGCACTAGTGTTGACAGTGAAAGGCTGTTCAGCTCAGTGTCACACATTGTGAGTGAAAGCAGAAACAGGCTCACAGCTGATCATGCAGAGATGATTCTTTTCATCAAAAAGAACCTGCCTCTCACTTTCCCAAAAAAAGCTTAG